The stretch of DNA AAAACTTTATTATGATGGTGCGAACTTGAATGCAGTATTAGGAAAAGCTCGTCCTGGAGATATGGGATTTGATGTTGTGCATTTGAATTTACATAAGACATTCACAGGTCCACATGGTGGAGGAGGTCCAGGTTCTGGACCAGTAGGTGTGAAGAGTGATTTGATCGCATATCTACCAAAACCTGTTCTTATAAAAGATGGAGATATGTATCGCTTTGATAGTAACCGTCCACATTCTATTGGGCGTGTGAAGCCATACTTTGGAAACTTCGGTATTAATGTACGTGCCTATACGTACATTCGAACGATGGGACCAGATGGTTTGAAGAAGGTTTCTGAGTATGCTGTTCTCAATGCTAACTATATGATGAGAAGGCTTGCCGAATATTATGATCTACCATTCGATCGACATTGTAAACATGAATTCGTCATTTCGGGGAGACGTCAGAAAAAGTTGGGTGTGCGCACACTCGATATTGCAAAACGTTTATTAGATTTTGGTTTTCATCCACCTACAATTTACTTCCCACTTAATGTTGAGGAATGTATGATGATTGAACCGACTGAAACTGAAGCGAAGGAAACGTTAGATGAATTTATTGATGTAATGATTCAAATTGCTAAGGAAGTTGAAGAAACACCTGAAGTTGTGCAAGAAGCACCTCATACAACAGTAATTAGTCGTCTAGATGAGGTAACTGCTGCAAGAAAACCTATTTTACGTTATGAGAGAAAGTAAGTGAGATAAGTACAAATGTGCGTATCATGGATGTATTTACATGAAAGCGTCTACGATACATATGCCCATTGGAGGACTTCGATAAGTGAGTGAAATTTTACAAACCATTATTAGGGAAGTTCTATCCTATTTAATGGTTTGTATTTTAATTTGTAAGTAATGCTAACCTTATATATGTAAACAAAAAAGAGAAGTCGTGTAGAACGTCTTCTCTAGTTCTTTTTCTTAATTCGACCGCCCCATTTTCTGAAGCCACCCTGTAATTGATTTATATCTTTACAACCTAATTTGTGTAATGTGCTTGCTGCACGAGCACAGCGAAAGCTGTTTTGACAATAAATATAAACGGGCTTGTCTGTTCGGATTTCCTGCTTACGTGTACGCATTTGTGTAAGCGGAATGTTGCGTGCACCAAGAATATGCCCTCTGTCAAATTCATCTGGTTCACGAACATCAATTAACTGTGCCTTACGATATCCTTCTTTAAATTCTTCTTCTGTCAACGTTTTCAAGTATCGACGCTGAATTAGCTGTGTGATTACAATGTATATAGCAATTGCACCGAGCGCAATAAGTAATGTATAAACTATATTCACTATAATTCTCCTTTCTTCTTAAGAACAAAGTGTAATACTCCATTTATCATTATATAAACGTTTCAGAAAAGAATCAAAGGAAAAATAAAAACATTTGTTTTACGTACGTATTCAATATGACAACTTTTTAAAATTTTTCTTAATTATATTTCTTTTAATGATTACGCATTTCTTTTGACATTTCTTCTTCATTTGATAGACTAATTATGGATTTCAACTATGTTCGACAGAAAGAAGGGTGTTAAGTGGCGAAAGAGACATGGCGTTTTATTGATTCAGGGAATTGTACTCCATCATATAATATGGCGTTAGATGAAGCTTTGTTAAATTGGCATAGTGAGGGTAAGATTCCACCTACAATTCGTTTTTATGGATGGAATCCCCCAACGTTATCGGTTGGATACTTTCAACAAGTGAAACGTGAAATAAACATGGAAGCAGTAGAAAGATATGGTTTAGGTTTCGTGCGTCGTCCAACTGGTGGTCGTGGTGTATTGCATGATAAAGAGCTAACATATAGTGTAATTGTATCTGAGGATCATCCAGAGATGCCGAAGACAGTTGTAGAAGCTTATAGAGTCATTTCTGAAGGGATTCTTGAAGGATTTAAGGGGTTAGGTCTTGATGCTTATTTTGCAATCCCTCGTACAGACGAGGAGCGTCAGAGTTTGAAGAATCCTCGCTCAAGTGTCTGCTTTGATGCCCCATCTTGGTATGAGTTAGTTGTAGAAGGACGTAAAGTTGCAGGTAGTGCACAAACGAGGCAAAAAGGCGTTATTTTACAGCACGGATCAATTTTACTAGATATTGATGAGGATATGTTATTTGATTTATTTAAATACAAAAATGAACGTTTACGAGAACGTATGCAAAAAATGTTTAGTCAAAAAGCAGTTGCCATTAATGAGTTAACAAAACAGCCTGTTACTATAGATGAGGCGAGCAAAGCGTTTAAAATAGGTTTTGAAAAAGGATTGAACATTGAATTAGAACCATATGAACTATCAGAGAGTGAAAAAGAATATGTACATCAAATAGCTAAAGAACGATATGAGAATGATGAATGGAATTTTCGTCGGTAAACGAATAGGTCTATTGTCCTCTATTCAATGAGCTTTAAAGAAGGTATAACTATATATTGTGTGAGTGAAAAACTTGGCGATTCGCCAAGTTTTCTACTGTTTGTCCCTCGCTAGAATAATCAACAAAAAATTGCAAATGAGGAAAAACCATGAAAATCATAAAAATCCCTCATGTTTCGTCCATTTTCTCACAACATCTTCGATTTTTGATATATATTACGTTTGACAAGACCATATACATGTAGAGTAAAATCAACATATAGTATTTATTCTTCGTATGAACACACTATATGTTGTTTAAGATAGTTGTTTTAAATAAGTAATAGGTAGGATTCAAAGTGAATAACGCTTTGGTACCGATGGGAGATGAGATGATGGTGACAGTTAATGCTGATAAACAATTATCAGTCAATGTCGAAAAGCTGAATTCAGAGATACGTTTATTTCCGCAAGTGCACCCAATCACCGAAGATATGGAAATCACACATAAAGGTGTATCACGACTTGTAATGCTAGACCGATATGCATTCAAGGATACGGAAAAGATTACTCTTTCAGAAGGAGATTTTGTCGTATTAACGATAAAAGCAGACCCGAAGTTCCCTGCACGAGGGCTTGGTTACATTCAACAAGTTGATTTGGAAAAAAAGCAGGCAACTGTTAAGGTCGAGAGTGATTATATTGGTGCATTGGATAATCCGGAAGAGGCGCAGACAGGCATCATCGTTCGTTCACTCGATGTAATTGATAAACCATTAGAAATATACTATGAACAAATTGCAATGCGAAATGCGACTGGTCTTGCATCTGTTGAAAAAACAGAGGACAAGCGTAAAGAATGGTTTAAGAAGTTCTATAAAGAATTAGTATCACTTAACTTCGTTCCAGCAGGACGTGTACTGTACGGTGCAGGTTCAAATACAGATGTAACATATTTTAATTGTTATGTAATGCCATTTGTGCAAGATTCACGTGAAGGTATTTCAGAACATCGCAAACAGGTAATGGAGATTATGTCTCGTGGTGGTGGTGTAGGGACAAATGGTTCAACTCTTCGTCCTCGAAATGCACTTGCACGTGGTGTCAATGGTAAATCATCAGGTTCCGTTTCTTGGCTTGATGATATTGCGAAGTTGACTCACCTTGTAGAGCAAGGTGGATCAAGACGTGGAGCACAGATGATTATGCTTTCAGTAACACACCCTGATGTTGTTGAATTCATAATTTCAAAAATGCAAAATCCACGCATTTTACGTTTCTTAATCGAAACAACGCAAGACGAGCATATTAATAGGCTTGCAAAAGAAAAATTAAATTTCAAGCCACTTAGTGAAACAGAAAGAGATATGTATCAAGGTATCGTGAATTATAAAAAAATTGCTGGTCAAGGTGGATTCACGGCACAGGTGATTAAAGAAGCTGAAGAGAAATTAGAGACAGGTGGTACATATAGTGTCCATAATCCTGATTTCCTCACAGGTGCTAATATCTCTGTTTGCTTAACAAAAGAATTCATGGATGCAGTAGAAAATGACGATGTTTTTGAACTAAAATTCCCTGATGTTGAGAATTACAATGAGCAAGAAATGAAAGAATACAATGAGAAATGGCATTCAATTGGTGATGTGCGTGAGTGGGAACGTATGGGTTACAAAGTGCGCACATATCGTGCAATTAAAGCGAAAGAGCTTTGGAATCTAATTAATATTTGTGCGACATATTCAGCCGAACCAGGTATTTTCTTTATTGATAATGCGAATGAGATGACCAACGCAACAGCGTATGGTCAAAAGGTAGTGGCAACAAATCCGTGTGGAGAACAACCACTAGCACCATATTCAGTCTGCAACCTTGCGGCTGTGAACTTAGCAGAGATGGCTGATAAAGATAATAAAACGGTAGATTTTGAAAAATTAAGAGAAACTGTTCGTGTTGGTGTACGTATGCAAGATAACGTCATTGATGCAACACCTTATTTCCTTGAAGAGAATAAAAAACAAGCATTAGGAGAGCGTCGCGTTGGTTTAGGTGTAATGGGACTCCACGATTTGCTTATTTATTGTGAAACTGAATATGGTTCAGCAAAAGGAAATGAGCTCATCGATAATATATTTGAAACAATTGCAACAACTGCTTATAGTGAATCAGTTGAACTTGCGAAAGAAAAAGGCAGCTTTCCATATTTAGAAGGCACTACGGCGGAAGAATCAATGAAAATTCGTCATCGTTTCACAGAAACTGGTTTTATGAAACGCATGCCTGAAGATGTTCGTGAAAGCATTATAGAACATGGTATCCGCAATTCACATCTATTAACTGTAGCTCCAACAGGATCGACAGGTACAATGGTAGGAGTATCAACAGGCTTAGAACCTTATTTCTCTTTCTCTTATTACCGTAGTGGTCGACTTGGGAAGTTTATTGAAGTGAAGGCAGATATCTTACAAGAGTATTTAGACAGGCACCCTGAAGTTGATGCCAATGAATTACCAGCATGGTTCATTTCTGCAATGGAATTATCACCTGAAGCACATGCTGATGTCCAGTGTGTTATCCAACGATGGGTTGACTCTTCGATTAGTAAAACTGTAAATGCACCGAAAGGTTACACAGTTGAACAGGTTGAAGGAGTGTACGAGCGTCTTTATCGTGGTGGTGCAAAGGGCGGTACAGTATACGTCGATGGTAGTCGTGATGCACAAGTCTTAACATTAACAAAAGAAGAAAATTCTTTTGATGATAAACAAGAAGAACAGGCAAAGGATACATCACATGTTGTACTTGTTGATACGATCAATGCTCTACGTTCAACAGATGTAACTATAGGATCAGAAGTAGGTAATACTTGTCCAGTTTGTCGACAAGGGACGGTAGAAGAAATTGGTGGATGTAATACATGTACGAACTGTAATGCACAATTAAAATGTGGACTATAACATAGTCGAAAAGGCGGCTTCACATTCAATACTGAATGTGAAGCCGCCTTTAATGTTTTTTATTAAGAATTCATAATATGCCATGATGGAGGTCGTATGTAATCTGTATTTTTCAATGTTATTTAACAATTATGTTCATTCGTTGAAGTTAATTTGCTCTCTTAGAAAAATTATATATACCTATTATGAAACAAAGCATACTCATAGCCCACATAACTCCTGCTAAACCGACTAGAAGTGATATTTCTTCTGAAGCCATTGGACGGTTGTAGTCAAATGAAATAGCTTTTATTAAATAGTAAATGGCTATTGAGAAAAGTAATAAATGCAATAATGTCCATCCGTATGCAAAGGAATTAGTTCTCTTATTAGACCAAATTAATATGGTGGCTAATATAACAAGTCCCATTACTATTGAAAAACCAACGATTAACATCGTTATTACTTCTTGCTCTAATGGCATATGTCCCCTCCAAATTAAACCTCTTATTACTTCAACTTTAACTAACGATTACAAAATTACAATAATTGCCTATTTGATTATAAAACAACTAATTAAAGTAGTCTATGATAAAAATCCAATTAATCCCCTCTTTATTACTACGTACACATATAACTAATCCCTCTTCCATCAATATCAGTCTGTCCGTTAGGGAAGGATAAAAACATTTGGAGATGCAAATAATTTTATTATCTTTCAATTAATATACAGTGAATGTACTCTTTGAAAGGTTCATCAGAGTTAAATGATTAAGTATGTCCTTACGTTTGTTAATTACGACTGCACTATAGATTGAAAGCCGTAATGAACTATCAGAGCAATTAAATTGTATACATTTGAGGTGAATGACATGGAACCATTTTTACCACAACTCGTATATATTGAGCCTAGAGCAATGGAGTACGAGTTAGGTCGAAATCTGAGAAAAAAATTTGAAGATATGGGTATTGAAATTAGAGAAACAACTTCACATAACCAAGTACGTAACTTGCCGGGAAATAATGAGTTTCAGAAGTATCGAAATGCTAAATCAACATTAGTTGTAGGTGTAAGGAAGACGTTGAAATTTGACACTTCAAAACCATCGGCAGAATATGCCATTCCATTAGCAACAGGTTGTATGGGGCATTGTCATTATTGTTATCTACAAACGACATTAGGTTCTAAGCCTTATATCCGTACGTACGTTAATCTAGAAGAAATATTTGACCAAGCAGAAAAATATATGCAAGAAAGAATGCCAGACATTACAAGGTTTGAGGCAGCGTGTACGAGTGATATTGTTGGAATTGATCATCTTACACATTCACTGAAACAAGCGATCGAATATTTTGGAGAAAAAGAGTATGCTCAACTAAGATTTGTTACGAAATTTCACCATGTAGATCATTTGTTAGATGCAAAACATAATGGAAGAACTCGCTTTCGATTTAGTGTTAACTCTAGGTTTGTAATTGATAATTTTGAACCGGGAACTTCTTCTTTTGATGAGCGAATTGAGGCTGCTAGAAAAGTTGCACTGGCAGATTATCCGTTAGGTTTTATCGTTGCTCCAATTTACCGACATGATAATTGGGAAGATGGTTACTATGAGTTATTTGAACGGTTAGAGAAGGCATTAAGAGACTTGAAAATTGAAGATATTACATTTGAACTTATTCAGCATCGATATACAAAACCAGCTAAACGGGTAATCGAGAAACGTTATCCTAAAACTAAACTTGAAATGAATGAGGATAAACGTAAATACAAATGGGGGAGGTACGGTATAGGTAAGTATGTCTATCCAACCGATCAAGCAAAAGAGTTAGAAGAAACACTTAAAGGTTATATACACAAATTCTTTCCACAAGCTGAAATTCAATACTTTACTTAGCTTGTCAGCACAAATGAAGTGTTGTAATATTGATTATATGGAAGTTTTTTCACGTATTATTTGATTTTTAATACTTGATCTAAACTTGGACAACCTAGTTAAAGGTAAAAGTAAATTGTGAGTAGTGAAAATTTCCGATGAATTATAATATAAAAAGCCACTATAGATTGAAGCTTCGTTTTATAGCAAAACATTAGTAATTGGGGGAAATGAAATGCCGACGCCAAGTATGGAAGATTACATTGAACAAATATATATGTTAATTGATGAAAAAGGATACGCGAGAGTATCGGATATTGCAGAAAATTTGTCGGTGCATCCATCCTCCGTTACAAAAATGGTGCAAAAATTAGATAAAGATGAATATCTAATATATGAAAAATATCGTGGTTTAGTGCTTACACCTAAGGGCAAAAAAATAGGGAAACGACTTGTTTTTCGTCATGAGTTGCTTGAAGAATTTTTGAGTCTTATAGGTGTGGAAGAAGATAAGATTTATAATGATGTTGAAGGAATTGAGCATCATTTGAGTTGGGAATCAATCGATCGAATTGGAGATCTTGTTCAATATTTTACTGAAGATAAGTCACGTGTGGATGATTTGCGAGAAACACAAAAAAAGAAAACAACAAATAATTAATGTATCTAGAACCCGGCTTATGCTGGGTTTTTTGATGTTTTAAAAACCACTTAACATTAATAAATGTATCTAAATAACAAATTATTGATCGGTTTGAATTTTCGTTATTTTCTGTACTAAATGGTGAGCTTTTCGCTTAGGATGATAGTAAGCTGTTCCTGATAAGGGAGATGGTATGGATATGTATGTAGACGGTGTATTTTCTGGAGGAGGAATGAAGGCAATTGCCCTTGTAGGAGCACTACAAGTAACAGAAGAGCGTGGAATTCAATTTCGACGTGTCGCTGGAACGAGTGCAGGATCTATAATGGCGGCTTTCGTTGCAGCTGGGTTTCGTAGTCCTGAAATCCTTCAAGTGTTAGAAGAATTCGATACGAGAAAATTCATGGATGCTCCTAAGACTTTTTTTCCTCTCTTTAAGTGGGTGAGGTTATATTGGAAATTAGGTTTATATAAAGGTAATGAATTAGAAAACTGGGTTGAAGAGCGCTTAAAAGGTCGAGGGATTCGAACATTTGCTGATATACCAAAAGGTTCGCTTCGAATCATTGCTTCTGACCTAACACGAGGTGAAATTGTAATTATACCAGATGATTTATACAAATATGGTCTTCGTTCTGATAACTTCTCAATAGCAAAAGCAGTTCGTATGAGCTGTAGCCTTCCTTATTTCTTTCAACCAGTAAAATTATATTCAGTTAATGGGGAAAAGAGTATCATCGTCGATGGTGGTATGTTGAGTAACTTTCCGGTCTGGTTGTTTATGAGAGAGAATAGACGTCCTGTATTAGGGTTTAAATTAAGTGCTAATCTAGAAAATACACCTGAACATAAAATTAAAAACGGAATTGATATGTATCATGCTTTGTTTGCAACAATGAAGGACGCTCATGATGCGCGTTATATTTCTTCAACTTTTAAGGATAGTACAATCTTCATACCTGTTAATTCTGTATTGGTAGAAGAGTTTGAAATTAGTAAAGCAAAGAAAGAGCAGATGATCATGCTTGGGCGTAATCGAGCAGAAAATTTCTTTAAAAACTGGAGTTATTAATGCGTATTCTAAAATGATTATAAAAGTGTAAAGTATCACCTTTCACATACAAACATAAGATTTTTAATGACATTTTGAATAAATTGACTTGATAAATAGTATATTACTCATCTTAGGAAATTCACTTTCATTACCTGAGAAAAAAGGCAAAAAAAGTCGGACATCTCTAAAATAGTGCCCGATTTCTTTTTTTGCCTTTTTTTCCTTCTATTACAGTAAGGTTTGTATCTCTTCGTTTACGTGAAGCAGATGTTTTACTTTTGTTAGTGGTTGTTTTCGGTTTGTTTTTCATTTGAACTTTTTTTGGCATTATTGATGTGGAATCTTTAGCGGTTGGAGATGTTTTGTATTTGTTTTTTGATTGTTTTACTGCCTTTCGATAGGCTGAATAATCACTGTTACTATAACGGCGGTTCATGATTGAACTGAAAATAAAGAGAAGAAGTACCACGATACCAGCGGTTATAATCAACTGCATAATTAACGACATTGGATTGGTGAACAGCTTATATAATAAACCGAAAGCGGCTAATCCGATAAGAATCGACACAATTGGGTTAATTTGGCGAAACACGCAGTCACCTCCTAATAGGATTATAAATTATCCAATTTGTAATTTACTCTTTTCGTTGTCGTATGTTTCTTCTTGTTCAAGCATTTTTTTGAATGAAGCAATTGCAACTTCAACTTGTTGGTCATTTGGTTCTTTCGTTGTCAATAGCTGCAACCAAAGACCAGGGTAACCGAGATAACGAAGAACTGGGACTTGACGTAATTTATTTGTAAATTGTAATACTTCAAATGCAATTCCTAGAACAACAGGAATCAAAGCAAGACGATTTACTACACGAAACCATAGAGGTTCAGTTGGAACTAATAAATATACGAAGACACCAATAACGACAGTAAATAAGATAAAACTACTACCACAACGGTAATGAAGTCGTGAATGGCTTTGTACATTTTCAACAGTTAGTTCATCGTTATTTTCGTAAGTGTTAATGACTTTATGCTCTGCACCATGATATTGAAATAGACGTTTAATTAATGGTGTCAATGAAATAGCGTAAATATAACCTAATAACAGAATGAGCTTAAATAAACCTTCAAGTAAGTTTTGCTCAAGATGCCCTGGGAAAATTGGTCTCAATGAAGCTGCAACAAATGCAGGTGTTAATGTAAAGATGAATTTCCCGAATAAAAAGGAGAGAATACCTACACCTGCAACACCTAAAATCATTGTGAGCTTAGAATCTTGGACTTGCTCAAGTGTATGGTCTTCATCAGGAGAAAGTTCATAACGTTCACTTGAGAAATTTAAATGTTTTGACCCGTTAGCACTTGCTTCAATGATTGCAATAATACCACGCAAAAATGGGATTTTTTTAAATTTATTTAATACTGGTCGTTCTTTTTTATCTGTTACGAGATAATCAATTGAGTTATCATTACGTCGAATCGCTGTTACAGATGTATGTTTCCCACCGAACATAACACCTTCAATTACGGCTTGCCCACCGTATGCTTTTTGTTTCTCTTTGGACATACTACATCAACCTACTTTTCTATTATTGACTTATAACATGATGTTATTGCCATATTAAATATGTTTAAAAGTCTGAGAAAGATGGAATTACATAGATGAATAAGTTTGTTTTATTTCCATTCGCCTACCATGAAAACGTATTTTCGAGTGCTCCAACTGTACGAAGTCATATTTGTTTCCATTCTTTCTATCATCCTTTTGTTACATATACTAATAATTCATATTCTACAGCAAATGTAATGAATCCTCTAGGTTGATGATTATATTTATTATTCCCTAAATGGAGAATTTTACACCTTCTATTTCTTCTGGTATTCAAATTTTATCACGTTTCAATTGACGCTAAGATTTCCACTTCAAAACTTTGGAGAACCAACGAAGTTGAAGTTGGATAGAGCCTTGGTCATACTCCTGAGGTATAAGCGTCAGTAATTACCTGATTGGTTCAACTAACCATCAGTGGAGGATGAAGGAATACCTCCACTGATGGAAGGTTCACTTTATAATAATGTCTCTCATTAACATTACTTGAGTAGGACATAATAAGGTGTGGAGGTGGTTGAAATGAGTCATCAAGAAACGATGTCTAAGTCGAACGAACATTTAGAGCAAAATAAGCGTGAAGTACCAATGTCACGTGCTGCTAGAATTGCATCAATTGGATTTAGTGGAGGGCTAATATGGAGCTCTGTTGGATTTATTACGTATTATTTTAATTTTGTAGAATGGAACCCATCATTTGTTTTAGAAGCAATAACAACTGGTGATTGGCGAGCTGGTGTACTTGGAACCTTCATCGGTATTCTATTTATATCTATAATATCCATAGGTGTTGCATTTGTTTACAGCTTTGCATTAAAGCAAGTAGATAATGTATTTGGAGGGATTTTATTTGGGTTAGCATTGTGGGGGGCGGTATTTTACTTGTTTAATCCACTATTCCCTAGTGTAAAACCAGTTTCTGAATGGGATTTTAATTCAATTGTTACGTCGCTATGTTTATATATCTTATATGGTGTATTTGTTGGATATTCAATATCATTTGACGCAAAAGAAATGGAGGAGGCACAAAAAGCAGAGGTGAAAGAAAACTATTCAAGTGAATAGTTATATGATAAGATATACTTGGAATTTTTGTCCTAAGTCATGCAAATAAGTGCTTAAATGATGTGTAAAAGGAGCTGAATATCCATGCGTATACTTGTGTTGAACGGCCCGAACTTAAATCGGTTAGGTAAACGTGAACCGGGCATATATGGAAGTGAATCATTAGCTCAGTTAGAACAGCAGCTCCGCGAGTCATCAAAAGACGATAAAATCACAATAGATTTTTTTCAATCCAATCATGAAGGTGAAATAATTGACCACATACATGATGCCGAAAGTTATGACGGCATCATTTTAAATGCAGGGGCATTCACTCATTATAGTTATGCAATTCGTGATGCAATTGCAAGTGTGAATGTTCCAGTGGTAGAAGTACATATTTCGAATATTCATACAAGAGAACCATTTAGACATCATTCGGTCATTTCACCAGTTGTGATTGGACAAATCGCTGGGTTTGGCTTTTTTGGTTATCAAATGGCGTTATCAGCATTGAAACAACATGTTGGAAAGGATTGAGAGAATGGAGAGACTACAAAAGTTTCGTGATCAATTTGCAACATTACATGTAGATGGATTACTTATAACAAGTGAGAAGAACCGTCGTTATATGACTGGTTTTACTGGCAGTGCTGGAGTTGTCTTGATTTCTGCTGACCGTGCTGCATTCATTACTGATTTTCGTTATATGGAGCAAGCAGATAAGCAAGTAAAAGGGTTTGAAATCGTACAGCATAAAGGCACGATTCAAGATGAAGTTGCAAAAGTTGCAAAAGACATGGGAATTGAGAAGTTAGGTTTTGAACAAGAACATCTTACATTTGCTCAATTTCGTACATATGAGGAAAATATCTCAAGTGACTTAGTACCAATATCAGGTGCTGTTGAGAAATTACGATTGATTAAATCTGAAGATGAAGTTGCAATTATTCAAGATGCGGTTAATATTGCGGATGCTGCTTTTGAACATATTTTAACGTTCATTCGTCCAGGATTAACAGAGCTTGAGGTTTCAAATGAATTAGAGTTTTTCATGCGTAAGCAAGGAGCTACTTCTTCTTCATTTGACATCATTGTTGCTTCAGGACATCGTTCAGCATTACCTCATGGTGTTGCTTCAGATAAGAAGATTGAGTCAGGTGAACTTGTGACACTTGATTTTGGAGCATTATACAAAGGTTATGTATCTGATATTACTCGCACAATTGCGGTTGGAGAAGTGGAACCGAAATTGAAAGAGATTTACGATGTTGTGTTACAAGCACAATTACGTGGAGTGAATCATACAAAAGCAGGTATGACAGGTATTGAGGCAGATG from Bacillus solimangrovi encodes:
- the aroQ gene encoding type II 3-dehydroquinate dehydratase; protein product: MRILVLNGPNLNRLGKREPGIYGSESLAQLEQQLRESSKDDKITIDFFQSNHEGEIIDHIHDAESYDGIILNAGAFTHYSYAIRDAIASVNVPVVEVHISNIHTREPFRHHSVISPVVIGQIAGFGFFGYQMALSALKQHVGKD
- a CDS encoding M24 family metallopeptidase, coding for MERLQKFRDQFATLHVDGLLITSEKNRRYMTGFTGSAGVVLISADRAAFITDFRYMEQADKQVKGFEIVQHKGTIQDEVAKVAKDMGIEKLGFEQEHLTFAQFRTYEENISSDLVPISGAVEKLRLIKSEDEVAIIQDAVNIADAAFEHILTFIRPGLTELEVSNELEFFMRKQGATSSSFDIIVASGHRSALPHGVASDKKIESGELVTLDFGALYKGYVSDITRTIAVGEVEPKLKEIYDVVLQAQLRGVNHTKAGMTGIEADALTRDYIKEKGYGQYFGHSTGHGIGLDVHEAPSLSFKSNTVLEPGMVVTVEPGIYISGLGGVRIEDDIVITDSGNKILSKSSKELITL